Proteins co-encoded in one Myxococcus xanthus genomic window:
- the nadD gene encoding nicotinate (nicotinamide) nucleotide adenylyltransferase → MRPAVQVALLGGSFNPPHVGHLMAATYVHATQDVDEVWLMPSWQHPFGKQMEPFEHRVAMCDALCAETSGWLKTSRIEQEPGLSGRTVDTLTLLVARHPDIRWSIIIGSDILRDLPHWKDFHRIEELSRVMVLNRAGYPAPNTLGPPLAEVSSTLIRDLLARGEAPSDLVPARAIAYAREHGLYGLKRTP, encoded by the coding sequence GTGAGGCCCGCCGTGCAGGTCGCGCTCCTCGGAGGCTCGTTCAACCCGCCCCATGTGGGGCACCTCATGGCCGCCACGTACGTCCATGCTACCCAGGACGTGGACGAGGTGTGGCTGATGCCGTCCTGGCAGCACCCGTTCGGCAAGCAGATGGAGCCCTTCGAGCATCGCGTCGCCATGTGTGATGCGCTGTGCGCGGAGACATCGGGCTGGCTGAAGACAAGCCGGATCGAGCAGGAGCCGGGACTCTCCGGCCGCACGGTGGACACGCTGACCCTGCTGGTGGCGCGGCATCCGGACATCCGCTGGTCGATCATCATCGGCAGCGACATCCTGCGCGACCTTCCGCATTGGAAGGACTTCCACCGCATCGAGGAGCTGTCGCGGGTGATGGTGCTCAACCGCGCGGGGTACCCGGCGCCGAACACATTGGGGCCGCCGCTGGCGGAGGTGTCGTCGACGCTGATTCGCGACCTGCTCGCGCGCGGCGAGGCTCCGTCGGACCTGGTGCCCGCGCGCGCCATTGCCTATGCGCGCGAGCACGGTCTCTATGGCCTGAAGCGGACGCCGTAG
- a CDS encoding sigma-54-dependent transcriptional regulator has product MARILVADDEEGVRSFLAEALEYEGHSVTTAADGEEAARLMARQGVDLLLTDLRMPGMDGLTLLRKVREEQPDVEVVVLTAVGTVESAVAAMKAGAFDFLLKPVGSPAELRLTVARALERRALLNWKTEARQSAGEVELSWGAPAMHPVVEALRKVSPTQATVLLVGESGTGKEVTARALHQWSERADGPFVAVNCAALTETLLESELFGHEKGAFTGAVAQRRGRIELAQGGTFFLDEVGELKAELQAKLLRVLQERRFERVGGTRTLEADVRWVAATNRDLKAMMARGEFREDLYHRLAVFPIRLPSLRERREDLRPLSELLLRRIGDELGRPGLRVSPEAVARLEAFTWPGNVRELRNALERAAILADGPVVEPRHLWLDPTGAAGPVVDAPVSEGGRLPSLTLEELERRAIEQAIADEAGNRKRAAQRLGIGLRTLYDKLRRYESP; this is encoded by the coding sequence ATGGCGCGAATCCTGGTGGCGGATGACGAAGAGGGCGTGCGCTCGTTCCTCGCCGAGGCGCTGGAGTACGAAGGTCACTCGGTGACCACGGCCGCCGACGGTGAGGAGGCCGCGCGGCTGATGGCGAGGCAGGGCGTGGACCTGTTGCTCACGGACCTGCGGATGCCCGGGATGGACGGGCTGACCTTGCTGCGCAAGGTGCGCGAGGAGCAGCCCGACGTGGAGGTGGTGGTGCTCACCGCCGTGGGCACGGTGGAGAGCGCCGTGGCGGCGATGAAGGCGGGCGCCTTCGACTTCCTGCTCAAACCGGTGGGCAGCCCCGCCGAACTGCGCCTGACGGTGGCGCGGGCCCTGGAGCGGCGCGCGCTGCTCAACTGGAAGACCGAGGCGCGGCAGTCGGCGGGCGAGGTGGAGCTGAGCTGGGGTGCTCCCGCCATGCACCCGGTGGTGGAAGCGCTGCGGAAGGTGTCGCCCACGCAGGCCACGGTGCTGCTGGTGGGGGAGAGCGGGACCGGCAAGGAGGTGACCGCGCGGGCCCTGCACCAGTGGAGTGAGCGCGCGGACGGGCCTTTCGTGGCCGTTAACTGCGCGGCGCTGACGGAGACGCTCCTGGAGAGCGAGCTCTTCGGACACGAGAAGGGCGCGTTCACCGGCGCGGTGGCCCAGCGGCGCGGCCGCATCGAGCTGGCGCAGGGAGGCACCTTCTTCTTGGACGAGGTCGGCGAGCTGAAGGCCGAGCTCCAGGCCAAGCTGCTGCGCGTCCTCCAAGAACGCCGCTTCGAACGCGTGGGCGGTACGCGGACCCTGGAAGCCGACGTGCGCTGGGTGGCGGCCACCAACCGCGATCTCAAGGCGATGATGGCGCGCGGTGAGTTCCGCGAGGACCTCTACCACCGGCTGGCCGTGTTCCCCATCCGGCTGCCGTCCCTGCGCGAGCGGCGCGAGGACCTGCGGCCGTTGTCGGAGCTGCTGCTGCGCCGCATCGGAGACGAGCTGGGTCGTCCAGGCTTGCGCGTGTCACCGGAGGCCGTGGCGCGGCTGGAGGCGTTCACCTGGCCGGGCAACGTCCGCGAGCTGCGCAATGCGCTCGAGCGGGCCGCCATCCTCGCGGATGGGCCGGTGGTGGAGCCTCGGCACCTGTGGCTGGATCCAACGGGCGCGGCGGGGCCCGTGGTGGATGCGCCCGTCTCGGAGGGGGGCCGGCTTCCCAGCCTGACGCTGGAGGAGCTGGAGCGACGGGCCATTGAGCAGGCCATCGCGGACGAGGCGGGGAACCGCAAGCGTGCCGCGCAGCGGCTGGGGATTGGTTTGCGGACGCTGTACGACAAGCTGCGGCGCTACGAGTCGCCCTGA
- a CDS encoding endonuclease MutS2, which yields MTVQISQRTLEDLGFADVLRALAQRCRTEPGRERVLARPFLATPEAVAEALALVAETRSLSQEQFSLPLGGVTDLRTPIGHAAKGGMLEPRQLIDSAQLLFAFVRTREALDERRARVPRLVEIARRMPSLEPLARRIDQCFEPDGEISDRASPELREARDRARGLHRRIKSRLEEMLHDETFLPKLRENYYTIRNGRYVVPVVANYRSEVDGIVHNASQTGQTLFMEPQAMVGLGNDLAIAQSEVTEEERKVLQALSDQLGRESERILEGLDAVAELDEAESVAILSADLGASMPAFENVTEMQLRQLRHPRLVLKGAEVVANDVTLTGDAKALVVSGPNAGGKTVTLTGVGLCALMLRAGLPIPVAEGSRMPLYRSVHSTVGDAQDLEQGLSTFSAHVVMLRDIIGAVGEGSLVLIDEIAADTDPREGAAIAIAVLEELMSKGVVVLVTTHLEELKALAHMDPRFLNARVGFDSKRMAPTYRLQIGAAGQSSAIEMAARVGLPQNVCERARELSVSAGGPLTKALAAAEEERRKLYEELERARVAAQEAEALRADLEKQKQSFERERRARMMQFNDDVHAASEHAAAEVQKLLTKLRAEQNEKALAEARQQLQQRADEALKRAQAAKAELFQVEAPGPANLKVGAWVHHSGLNRDVEILELADNHAVVSAGGALKMRVPITELSGARTRKPQQAKFPERQKQDAALKRAASAAPSEVEATHFRCDVRGMRADDALAELESFLDRGMRSGEDAALVIHGHGTGALKQAIRDYLAASPYIRMYRPGEGHEGGDGVTVVALRA from the coding sequence ATGACCGTGCAGATATCGCAAAGAACGCTGGAAGACCTGGGCTTCGCGGATGTGCTCCGCGCGTTGGCGCAACGCTGCCGGACGGAGCCCGGCAGGGAGCGGGTGCTCGCCCGGCCGTTCCTGGCCACCCCCGAGGCCGTGGCGGAGGCCCTCGCGCTCGTCGCCGAGACCCGCTCGTTGTCCCAGGAGCAGTTCTCCCTCCCCTTGGGTGGCGTGACGGACCTGCGTACGCCCATCGGCCATGCGGCCAAGGGCGGCATGCTGGAGCCCCGCCAGCTCATCGACTCGGCGCAGCTCCTGTTCGCCTTCGTCCGCACCCGCGAGGCACTGGACGAACGCCGGGCCCGCGTCCCCCGGCTGGTGGAGATTGCCCGCCGGATGCCATCGCTGGAGCCGCTGGCTCGCCGCATCGACCAGTGTTTCGAACCGGACGGTGAGATCTCCGACCGTGCCAGCCCGGAGCTGCGCGAAGCCCGGGACCGCGCACGTGGGCTCCATCGCCGCATCAAGTCGCGGCTCGAGGAGATGCTCCACGATGAGACCTTCCTCCCCAAGCTGCGGGAGAACTACTACACGATCCGCAACGGGCGTTACGTGGTGCCGGTGGTGGCCAACTACCGCTCGGAAGTGGACGGCATCGTCCACAACGCCAGCCAGACGGGCCAGACGCTCTTCATGGAGCCTCAGGCCATGGTGGGCCTGGGCAACGACCTCGCCATCGCCCAGTCGGAGGTGACCGAGGAGGAGCGCAAGGTGCTCCAGGCCCTGAGCGACCAGCTCGGCCGGGAGTCGGAGCGCATCCTGGAGGGCCTGGACGCCGTGGCGGAGCTGGACGAGGCCGAATCCGTGGCCATCCTCTCCGCGGACCTGGGCGCCAGCATGCCGGCCTTCGAGAACGTCACGGAAATGCAGCTGCGGCAGCTGCGCCACCCGCGCCTGGTGCTCAAGGGCGCCGAGGTGGTGGCCAACGACGTGACGCTCACGGGCGATGCGAAGGCCCTGGTCGTCTCAGGCCCCAACGCGGGCGGCAAGACGGTGACGCTGACGGGCGTGGGCCTCTGCGCGCTGATGCTCCGCGCCGGCCTGCCGATTCCGGTGGCCGAAGGCTCTCGGATGCCGCTGTACCGCTCCGTCCACTCCACCGTGGGTGACGCGCAGGACCTGGAGCAGGGCCTGTCCACGTTCAGCGCGCACGTGGTGATGCTGCGAGACATCATCGGCGCCGTGGGCGAGGGCTCATTGGTCCTCATCGACGAAATCGCCGCGGACACCGACCCGCGCGAGGGCGCGGCAATCGCCATCGCCGTGCTGGAGGAGCTGATGTCCAAGGGCGTGGTGGTACTCGTCACCACGCACCTGGAGGAGCTGAAGGCGCTGGCGCACATGGACCCGCGCTTCCTCAACGCGCGCGTGGGCTTCGACTCGAAGCGCATGGCCCCCACCTACCGGCTCCAGATTGGCGCCGCGGGCCAGTCGTCGGCCATCGAGATGGCGGCGCGCGTGGGCCTGCCCCAGAACGTGTGCGAGCGCGCCCGGGAGCTGTCCGTCAGTGCCGGCGGTCCGCTCACCAAGGCGCTGGCGGCGGCCGAGGAGGAACGGCGCAAGCTCTACGAGGAGCTGGAACGCGCCCGCGTGGCGGCCCAGGAGGCCGAGGCGCTCCGGGCCGACCTGGAGAAGCAGAAGCAGTCCTTCGAGCGCGAGCGCCGCGCCCGGATGATGCAGTTCAACGACGACGTACACGCGGCGAGCGAGCACGCGGCGGCGGAAGTTCAGAAGCTGCTGACGAAGCTTCGAGCCGAGCAGAACGAGAAGGCCCTCGCCGAGGCCCGGCAGCAACTCCAGCAGCGCGCGGATGAGGCGCTGAAGCGCGCCCAGGCCGCCAAGGCGGAGCTGTTCCAGGTGGAAGCACCTGGCCCGGCCAACCTGAAGGTGGGCGCCTGGGTGCACCACTCGGGGCTGAACCGCGATGTGGAAATCCTGGAGCTGGCGGACAACCACGCGGTGGTGTCCGCGGGTGGCGCGCTGAAGATGCGCGTGCCCATCACGGAGCTGTCGGGCGCGCGCACGCGCAAGCCGCAGCAGGCGAAGTTCCCAGAGCGGCAGAAGCAGGATGCGGCGCTCAAGCGCGCGGCCTCCGCGGCCCCCTCCGAGGTGGAGGCCACCCATTTCCGCTGCGACGTGCGCGGCATGCGCGCGGACGACGCGCTGGCGGAGCTGGAGTCGTTCCTGGACCGCGGCATGCGCAGCGGAGAAGACGCCGCGCTCGTCATCCATGGCCATGGCACGGGGGCGCTCAAGCAGGCCATCCGTGACTACCTGGCCGCGTCTCCGTACATCCGCATGTACCGGCCGGGTGAAGGCCACGAAGGCGGCGACGGGGTGACCGTGGTCGCCCTGCGCGCCTGA
- a CDS encoding exo-beta-N-acetylmuramidase NamZ family protein gives MCRPSRLAEEGNAVTKVKTGLDVWVEQGFSALKGKRVGAIVNPTSVDARFRHLADLLSGADGVTLAALFGPEHGIRGEAQYMVAVDEAKDRRTGVPVYSLYGSTFESLSPRQESLQGLDALVFDIQDVGSRYYTYVYTMALAMKAAAKARVPFYVLDRPNPLNGVAMEGNLVGEGFRSFVGLYALPNRHGMTAGELARLFNVQEGFGCELTVVPCEGWRRGQFWSETGLPFISPSPNMPTADTALVYPGMCLGEGTNVSEGRGTCRPFEQFGAPWVDTDQLLARLAKEELPGVAFRAVGFTPTFDKYTGQSCNGAFIHVTDREAFQPLRTGVAIFQTLHDIGPGSFDWRADAYEFVEDVPAFDLLCGTDQVRRGIEAGWPLERLLEGFSAQTETFARHRTSYLLYA, from the coding sequence ATGTGCCGGCCCTCGAGGCTGGCTGAGGAAGGGAACGCCGTGACGAAGGTGAAGACGGGACTGGACGTGTGGGTGGAGCAGGGCTTCTCCGCGTTGAAGGGCAAGCGCGTGGGCGCCATCGTGAATCCCACCAGCGTGGATGCTCGCTTCCGCCACCTGGCGGACCTGCTGTCGGGCGCGGACGGCGTCACGCTGGCTGCGCTCTTCGGTCCGGAGCACGGCATCCGGGGTGAGGCGCAGTACATGGTCGCCGTGGACGAGGCGAAGGACCGCCGCACCGGCGTGCCGGTGTACAGCCTCTACGGCTCCACCTTCGAATCGCTGTCGCCCCGGCAGGAGTCACTCCAGGGGCTGGACGCGCTCGTCTTCGACATCCAGGACGTGGGCAGCCGCTACTACACCTACGTCTACACCATGGCGCTGGCCATGAAGGCCGCGGCGAAGGCCCGTGTGCCCTTCTACGTGCTGGACCGGCCGAACCCGCTCAACGGCGTGGCGATGGAAGGCAACCTGGTGGGGGAGGGCTTCCGCTCCTTCGTGGGCCTGTACGCGCTGCCCAACCGCCACGGCATGACGGCGGGGGAATTGGCCCGCCTCTTCAACGTCCAGGAGGGCTTCGGCTGCGAGCTGACGGTGGTGCCGTGCGAAGGCTGGCGCCGCGGCCAGTTCTGGTCGGAGACGGGGCTGCCCTTCATCTCGCCGTCGCCCAACATGCCCACCGCCGACACCGCGCTGGTGTACCCGGGCATGTGTCTGGGCGAGGGCACCAACGTCTCGGAGGGCCGTGGCACCTGCCGCCCCTTCGAGCAGTTCGGGGCGCCGTGGGTGGACACGGACCAGTTGCTGGCGCGGCTGGCGAAGGAGGAGCTGCCCGGGGTCGCCTTCCGGGCCGTGGGCTTCACGCCGACGTTCGACAAGTACACGGGGCAGTCCTGCAACGGCGCCTTCATCCACGTGACGGACCGGGAGGCCTTCCAGCCCCTGCGCACCGGCGTCGCCATCTTCCAGACGCTGCATGACATTGGCCCGGGCTCGTTCGATTGGCGCGCGGATGCCTACGAGTTCGTCGAGGACGTGCCGGCCTTCGACCTGCTCTGCGGGACGGACCAGGTGCGCCGAGGCATCGAAGCGGGGTGGCCGCTGGAGCGGTTGCTGGAGGGGTTCTCCGCTCAGACGGAAACGTTCGCACGTCACAGGACGTCCTACCTGCTATACGCTTGA
- a CDS encoding Rossmann-like and DUF2520 domain-containing protein, translating into MSPSPRPRAGPSKRRPPVVIVGMGRLGGALGLALQAKRWPVRIHSRTDEGRERAEALGLKTAAPADLKRARVILLCVPDAAVPAVAQALSTTLPRTAALVHTAGALSLDALGTAKGRSRGSFHPLCAVSSPRDSLVGSTVAVSTPSRTLREVLRHMAADAGLRVIEVPEAHRAAYHAGAVLSAGGLVSLADAAVAALGAAGIPPTDALAALLPLMHSALRGLETRGLAGGLTGPIVRGDSGVVAAHLEALPADVAPLYRLLSRRALGLAGDRLEPTSRAALERLLKPSG; encoded by the coding sequence ATGAGCCCCAGCCCCCGCCCCCGCGCAGGGCCTTCGAAACGGCGCCCACCCGTCGTGATTGTCGGGATGGGCCGCCTGGGGGGCGCCCTCGGGCTGGCGCTCCAGGCGAAGCGCTGGCCCGTGCGCATCCACTCCCGCACGGATGAAGGCCGCGAGCGCGCGGAAGCGCTCGGCTTGAAGACGGCCGCTCCCGCGGACCTGAAGCGGGCCCGCGTCATCCTCCTATGTGTTCCGGACGCGGCGGTACCCGCCGTCGCACAGGCGCTGTCCACCACCCTCCCCCGCACGGCCGCGCTGGTGCACACGGCGGGCGCGCTCTCGCTCGATGCGCTGGGCACGGCCAAGGGCCGGAGTCGCGGCTCGTTCCATCCGCTCTGCGCTGTCTCCTCGCCACGTGACTCGCTGGTGGGCAGCACCGTGGCGGTGAGCACCCCGTCACGCACGCTGCGGGAGGTACTGCGACACATGGCGGCGGACGCGGGGCTCCGCGTCATCGAGGTGCCAGAAGCCCACCGCGCAGCCTACCACGCGGGCGCGGTGCTGAGCGCTGGAGGCCTGGTGTCGCTGGCGGATGCGGCGGTGGCGGCCCTGGGCGCAGCGGGAATCCCGCCAACGGACGCACTGGCGGCCCTGTTGCCGCTGATGCATTCGGCACTGAGGGGCTTGGAGACCCGGGGTCTCGCGGGGGGCCTCACCGGGCCCATCGTCCGCGGAGACTCCGGCGTGGTGGCGGCGCACCTGGAGGCGCTCCCCGCGGACGTCGCGCCCCTCTATCGGCTGCTGTCGCGGCGCGCGCTGGGGCTGGCCGGAGACCGGCTGGAGCCCACGTCGCGCGCCGCGCTGGAACGGCTGCTCAAGCCGTCAGGATGA
- a CDS encoding adenylate/guanylate cyclase domain-containing protein, which translates to MKTANLAIVFTDIKGFTERTSRQTLEENQRLLQVHEALLAPLFKAFGGRIVKSIGDAYLVTFESPTQAVLSGIAIQDRLWHHNRTVEVSEQIHVRVAINVGEVRLDGNDIFGEPVNIAARVEGIAEAGEVYFTEAVYLAMNKAEVPSKEVGAYELKGIPGKIRVFHVPRAPYRVEAPAPSAIAETPGSESMPPFGNLALSRVSEASSPGAQVDLSVLGQRAAAGAAVISQRAAAGATVLGQQAAELGRQARTVGGSLFSRGMATLPPQVQKHRALVGVGAAVVLAGVAMLAFSGDETVRAIKAVERAPEEERTALAKDVRTLIMKEEDSGRRNFLLGRLTEATGKPDDALKVYATAVKAGSRAAEDRLIEMLSHARCDVRSDAASTVGRLQLKRAVSALEDLKSDGGPDDGVRTGLFGISKCDSKVAAESALKGFKER; encoded by the coding sequence TTGAAGACCGCCAACCTCGCCATCGTCTTCACCGACATCAAGGGCTTCACCGAGCGGACCAGCCGGCAGACGCTGGAGGAGAACCAGCGCCTGCTCCAGGTCCACGAGGCCCTGCTGGCGCCGCTGTTCAAGGCGTTTGGCGGGCGCATCGTCAAGTCCATCGGTGACGCGTACCTCGTCACCTTCGAATCGCCCACCCAGGCGGTGCTCAGCGGCATCGCCATCCAGGATCGGCTGTGGCACCACAACCGGACGGTGGAGGTGTCGGAGCAGATTCACGTCCGCGTGGCCATCAACGTAGGCGAGGTGCGGCTGGACGGGAACGACATCTTCGGCGAGCCCGTCAACATCGCCGCCCGGGTGGAGGGCATCGCCGAGGCGGGCGAGGTGTACTTCACCGAGGCCGTCTACCTGGCGATGAACAAGGCCGAGGTGCCTTCCAAGGAAGTGGGCGCCTACGAGCTGAAGGGCATCCCGGGGAAGATTCGCGTCTTCCACGTGCCCCGGGCGCCGTACCGCGTGGAGGCTCCCGCGCCCAGCGCCATCGCCGAGACGCCGGGCTCCGAATCGATGCCGCCCTTCGGGAACCTGGCCCTGTCCCGCGTGTCGGAGGCTTCGTCACCGGGGGCGCAGGTGGACCTGTCCGTGCTGGGGCAGCGGGCCGCTGCGGGCGCCGCGGTCATCAGCCAACGCGCGGCCGCGGGTGCCACGGTGCTGGGCCAGCAGGCCGCGGAGCTCGGGCGGCAGGCGCGCACGGTGGGCGGTTCGCTCTTTTCGCGCGGCATGGCGACGCTTCCGCCGCAGGTCCAGAAGCACCGCGCGCTGGTGGGCGTGGGCGCGGCCGTCGTGCTCGCGGGCGTCGCGATGCTGGCGTTCAGTGGCGACGAGACGGTGCGCGCCATCAAGGCGGTGGAGCGGGCGCCGGAGGAGGAGCGGACCGCGCTGGCCAAGGACGTCCGGACCCTCATCATGAAGGAGGAGGACTCCGGGCGGCGCAACTTCCTGCTGGGCCGTCTGACGGAAGCGACGGGCAAGCCCGATGACGCGCTGAAGGTCTACGCCACGGCCGTGAAGGCCGGCAGCCGCGCCGCGGAGGACCGCCTCATCGAGATGCTGTCGCATGCGCGATGCGACGTGCGCTCGGATGCCGCGTCCACGGTAGGCCGGCTCCAGTTGAAGCGGGCGGTGAGCGCCCTGGAGGACCTGAAGTCCGACGGTGGGCCCGATGACGGGGTGCGGACGGGCCTGTTCGGCATTTCCAAGTGCGACTCGAAGGTGGCCGCGGAAAGCGCGCTCAAGGGCTTCAAGGAGCGTTGA
- a CDS encoding ATP-grasp domain-containing protein translates to MHWVVQHNLFNEPGFHTLMGVLRRGEIPHTVVKVIPFDGGVEPTVDVDGPVIVMGSLSLTRYAKRRGWTPGAFLNDNFDFRIWREKLGHHLLNADAQVHRFGDVPPREGPFFIRPCLDDKSFSGMVTTWDDFNAWRASALALGEGATVDADTWVAVSPLKHIQREYRMVVVDGRVVTGSRYKLGDRVASSPEVEPDVRDFAQAMADTWTPDRAYVLDVFMHDGGLYVGELNNLNAAGFYAYDVAKMVDAIEAMPW, encoded by the coding sequence ATGCATTGGGTCGTCCAGCACAACCTGTTCAACGAGCCGGGCTTCCACACGCTGATGGGCGTGCTGCGGCGCGGCGAGATTCCGCACACCGTCGTGAAGGTCATCCCGTTCGATGGCGGTGTCGAGCCGACTGTCGACGTCGACGGGCCCGTCATCGTGATGGGCTCCCTCAGCCTGACACGTTACGCGAAGCGGAGAGGCTGGACGCCGGGCGCGTTCCTCAACGACAACTTCGACTTCCGGATCTGGCGCGAGAAACTGGGCCACCACCTGCTCAACGCCGATGCCCAGGTCCACCGCTTCGGGGACGTTCCACCGAGGGAGGGCCCCTTCTTCATCCGCCCCTGCCTGGACGACAAGTCCTTCTCCGGCATGGTGACCACGTGGGACGACTTCAACGCGTGGCGGGCGAGCGCCCTCGCATTGGGCGAAGGCGCCACGGTCGATGCCGACACCTGGGTGGCCGTCAGCCCGCTGAAACACATCCAGCGTGAGTACCGCATGGTCGTCGTCGACGGACGTGTCGTCACTGGCAGCCGGTACAAGCTCGGGGACCGCGTTGCGTCGTCTCCCGAGGTCGAGCCCGACGTGCGCGACTTCGCCCAGGCCATGGCCGACACCTGGACGCCAGACCGGGCCTACGTCCTGGACGTCTTCATGCACGACGGCGGCCTGTACGTCGGGGAGCTCAACAATCTCAACGCGGCGGGATTCTACGCCTACGACGTCGCGAAGATGGTGGACGCCATCGAAGCAATGCCCTGGTAG
- a CDS encoding 4'-phosphopantetheinyl transferase family protein, with translation MTGSDHHDPLGLESSATVSLGMVRHGVPVPAVLACVHQESAAAINDAQLALLHPNERVRLEGFRADSRRLGFFLGRYAAKRALGGLGIQVPMHAVEIAPGVFEHPVVKGAGGDSPVVSLSHARSVAAAVACGPEHIVGVDVEQLSPERTDVFESVMPQRELAMVRHAPGGGELAANVIWTMKEALSKALRCGLTAPFEVLEVDAFEGHVAGGYGCLFRNFAQYRARAWVLGGYVLAVVSPKHSLLHVTPADLERIRQVFGRDVSRS, from the coding sequence ATGACCGGCTCTGACCATCACGACCCGCTCGGACTGGAGTCCTCCGCGACGGTGTCGCTCGGCATGGTGCGCCACGGTGTGCCGGTGCCGGCGGTGCTCGCCTGTGTCCATCAGGAGTCCGCTGCGGCCATCAACGATGCGCAACTGGCACTGCTCCATCCGAATGAGCGGGTTCGACTGGAGGGCTTTCGCGCGGACTCGCGGCGGCTCGGGTTCTTCTTGGGGCGCTACGCAGCCAAACGCGCCCTCGGCGGGCTCGGCATCCAGGTACCGATGCACGCGGTCGAAATCGCGCCCGGCGTCTTCGAACATCCGGTGGTCAAGGGCGCGGGAGGGGATTCGCCCGTGGTCTCTCTCAGCCACGCGCGCTCGGTGGCGGCAGCGGTTGCGTGTGGGCCGGAGCACATCGTTGGCGTCGACGTCGAGCAGCTCTCTCCTGAACGGACGGACGTCTTCGAATCCGTGATGCCGCAGCGCGAACTGGCCATGGTCCGTCACGCGCCCGGCGGCGGCGAGCTGGCGGCGAACGTCATCTGGACCATGAAGGAAGCGCTCTCCAAGGCCCTGCGCTGCGGGCTCACCGCTCCGTTCGAGGTCTTGGAGGTCGACGCCTTCGAGGGGCATGTCGCGGGAGGCTACGGCTGCCTCTTCCGCAACTTCGCCCAGTATCGCGCCCGTGCCTGGGTGCTCGGCGGATACGTGCTCGCGGTGGTGTCGCCCAAGCACTCGCTGCTCCATGTCACACCGGCGGATCTGGAGCGCATCCGCCAGGTGTTTGGTCGCGACGTGTCTCGAAGCTAG
- a CDS encoding tetratricopeptide repeat protein produces the protein MRWVILVALLAGATDAAEPSALTPASSRTVVSLPEALALEADGNDVGALAALEALVRAQPAWELPRLEMARLLLKTGGALEQAESHLNAALQQAPNNPRAWYLRGLLWEERDDRRQAVQAYEQAVQLRASYEEARFRLGTLWLDMGDLLKSELHLRYLARLKPEWVQVRLQLAEVLEKQERLLDAEKELLAARGFQPASPLVLRRLADFYTRTGRPQLAERVRAALEAPPKRRMRDLKPSRR, from the coding sequence ATGAGGTGGGTCATCCTGGTGGCTTTGCTGGCGGGCGCGACTGACGCAGCGGAGCCTTCTGCCCTGACTCCGGCCTCGTCACGGACGGTGGTTTCGCTCCCGGAGGCCCTGGCCCTGGAAGCGGATGGGAATGATGTGGGCGCCCTGGCCGCGCTGGAGGCCCTGGTCCGGGCTCAACCCGCGTGGGAGCTGCCCCGGTTGGAGATGGCCCGGCTGCTGCTGAAGACGGGAGGCGCGCTGGAGCAGGCGGAGTCCCACCTGAACGCCGCGCTCCAGCAGGCTCCCAATAATCCCCGCGCCTGGTACCTGCGGGGTTTGTTGTGGGAGGAGCGGGATGACCGCCGGCAGGCCGTCCAGGCGTACGAGCAGGCCGTGCAACTGCGCGCCTCCTACGAGGAGGCCCGCTTCCGGCTCGGGACGCTCTGGCTGGACATGGGGGACCTGCTCAAGTCGGAGTTGCACCTGCGTTACCTGGCGCGGCTGAAGCCGGAGTGGGTGCAGGTGCGCCTCCAGCTGGCGGAGGTGCTGGAGAAGCAGGAGCGCCTGCTGGACGCGGAGAAGGAGCTGCTGGCGGCGCGAGGCTTCCAGCCGGCCAGTCCGCTGGTCCTCCGGCGGCTCGCCGACTTCTACACGCGCACGGGGCGGCCCCAGCTCGCGGAGCGGGTCCGCGCGGCGCTGGAAGCCCCTCCGAAGCGGCGAATGCGTGACCTCAAACCATCACGTCGCTGA
- a CDS encoding tetratricopeptide repeat protein, translated as MSQFVDLKLRGNDRRTAWCQESSVGTDLYRDGMARLDAGDVGEARRLLEEALRKSPGDVAVMHGLSRVLDLAGERVRSVELLEHAHARAPSEPGPAHDLAMALLEREEDVRAVQVLTPVLEAHPEDTRAHLFMAMALAKSDAARARVHTAKALSDSDPDVKLQAQALDDVLAEHQRVS; from the coding sequence TTGTCGCAGTTTGTAGACTTGAAGTTGCGTGGAAATGACCGACGCACCGCGTGGTGCCAGGAGAGCTCAGTGGGAACGGACCTTTATCGCGACGGAATGGCCCGGTTGGACGCAGGGGATGTGGGCGAAGCCCGCCGTCTGCTGGAAGAGGCGCTGCGCAAGTCCCCCGGAGACGTGGCGGTGATGCACGGATTGTCTCGCGTGTTGGATCTGGCGGGTGAGCGCGTACGCTCCGTGGAACTGCTGGAGCACGCCCATGCTCGGGCACCGTCGGAGCCGGGCCCGGCGCACGACCTGGCCATGGCACTGCTGGAGCGGGAAGAGGACGTACGGGCGGTACAGGTCCTCACGCCTGTGTTGGAGGCTCACCCCGAGGACACGCGGGCGCACCTCTTCATGGCCATGGCCCTGGCGAAGTCGGACGCCGCGCGTGCTCGCGTTCACACCGCGAAGGCCCTGTCGGACTCGGATCCCGACGTGAAGCTGCAGGCCCAGGCTCTGGACGACGTGCTCGCGGAGCACCAGCGCGTGTCCTGA